From the Diadema setosum chromosome 6, eeDiaSeto1, whole genome shotgun sequence genome, the window GTGTACATTAAATTATAAAGCAGTAAGTCGGTACGATTGTAAAATCCATGTTTCTCTTTGGTCTCTGATTTGTGATCATATTGTGATAAATTAGTACTGGACTTGCTTCCCGATGATAATCATCTGCCTTTGTATTActtctattttcttcctttccttgTAAACTTGCAAGAAGAAGGTCATCCTATACTCCTCTTGACTGTTTGTCATTATATCGTGATTATCTttgatatcatcatcaatatgaATTTTGTCATTGTCTCTCGCGTCACACACGTCGTgacaaatagaataaaaaaagaatcataataCAGAACATTACGAGCATTATGGTGCTCTGTTTGCGAAAGATTTCTACAGCTTTTCCATTCAAAATACCTACTTcatgaaaaagagaaatactATGGATTTTTAGCAGCATGCTGAAAGGCACCAAAAACCATATTTTCGCTAGCCTTTAATCTCCGTGTATAATTAATTAAGCAGCTTTAAGGACGGTATTATAAGAGGTATAGAATGTACATTTATTGTATACGTAGCCATAAAAGACAATTTCTCAATGGACACAGCATTGATCTAATGATTATTTTATGTACTTTTACAACAGGATTGCTAGTGGTGTTTGTCAGTGGTCCTAACCTATCAATCTGTAACTAGTCTCCTTAATATTCAAAAACTTAATAAGTGCAATATCGTACTTCCCAAAATGTAGAATCAGGTTCTTGCTCATCGCTATGTTCTTGGCATTGCGCACAGCTctgaattgttgttgttgttgctgttgctgttgttcttgttcttgttttggtAGAGGTCGGTTTtcctgtctgtttgtttgtttgcaaagtaAGTTTTAAACGGATTTGGACATATTTTTGTTATGATACTGGATGGCGCTCTTTCTTTAAGTACTCTCGGAGCCATGATTGTGATGTTGGTCGTGGAATGGTgtaagcgatttttttttttttttttttttttgcattaaagGTATGTCGTTGCTGGTCAAGGTATCAAATAAATCAGATACTAATGTAAAGACGATGATAAAAGATTTAAATTCGAATATGTGTGGAAACAGAGCTTATTTTCAGTGGTGTATTCTCTGAGCGCTCGCTTAGTTTATACTTCtttttacaaaatgttgtaTCATGATAATCTCTTCGGCATCCATAGTGGAGTCGCAGTACTGTTATTCGTGCTTCTTGGTGAACAACCGCAGTGACGCGGCCGTTGATTTTGACGCGGACTGTGGCTCGGTGGACTGTTCATCACTGGGAGGGTGCTCACGCTATCATATGAAGACAACTCATCTCACGTCGCAAGGTAAGTTCTCTTATGGTTAACCTATGTGAACATACACTTTCAAAACGAAGTCACCATAAATACCGATAAGCGGATACCCCTGCTCTACCAACGAAACACTGTTATCATGGTTATAATACCATCGTGTGGCGTAGCACATCATTATCTCAAATGATTCAAGTTAAAAAAGCAAGTAAATAAGTGGAATTTTATATCAATAATAAGTTGGAAAGGTGGCAACGAGACAGGCACTGATAGGTCAATTGGGATTTGGAAACTGTGCAATCGGGCAAGTTGCTGCTAAAGTAAGGCAGAGTAATCCATGATAACATGCCCCAAGTTCAATACCCATCAAGTGCCTACTAACtcccttggacaagatgttgtACCCgtcatgtccctctcgacccagcaGTAGGTGTCCCTTGAGTACCAGACAACCCAGTGTCCTATAGGGTAACATTAAGAGCAGGGTCCTCTAGACTAGTAGAGCAGTGATAGCAACAATGAAGAGGCTAACCTGAATAAAGGCCAATATTTtaataaatatcattatgaCGTCGTTTCTTGTTTCAATATTCTTTCTTGGAATACGAAAAATCTTGGAACGTAAAATTCAGACATCTTTTATCATGTGACCattcgttacaaaatcaacaaaaaagtcGCACTCCTTAATTTCCTGAAAGAGCAAACTTACTTCTTTGACTTTATCCTTGCGTTTGCGTTGTTAAAAACAAGTGGAAATAATGTTTCATCTAATAGTTTTTCTAGAACGtttcttgtttttaatattGTGAATAGGTATATTGTAGAGTCCCCTCTTCACTACTTAGAtatccatttctctctctctctctctctctctctctctctctcttggccCATTCTTTGCAGAGGGCACAACTTGGGAATATTAAGCGCTTGACCCTTTACCAAATATCGTCTTTTCGCAATACACACTTTTAGAGTTTgtgatttctttccaatatttagatgaggagagtccatttgaattgagtaatacatcattcAAAGTCTGCTCTCagctaaaaatccatgtcaggcgactttttgtttgttttgtgatacgaGGTCCATTACAACTATAGGTGAATATTCCACCATCATGTTTGGTGACTCCtgaacatttctgttttttcgTATTTCACCTGTGCAGGGCAGAATGAGACTCAGTTCATCAATTTCTACGACTGCGGACCGAGTTTTACCCGATGTCGGCCCGTGAATGAAGCGACCATTTCCGACAATTCGGCTCTCGCGTCCTACATCCGACAGCGGCAACTTCGCATCATGTCAGGCTTTGGGGAAGCGTGCGACTGCACCGAGAATTTATGCAATAGCGCCCCCTTACGGTTACAAAGCAACCTATTAATATGGCTTTGCGTATTGATCATGGTGGCTGTCAACATTGTTAGTTTATAGTCGTGATAGTGGATTAAACAGCATAATCATCATGACGCAACATATCGCTTTTAGTATCTCTATGAACTGACGCTCGAAATTAGTAAAATGACTGCAGAAGTAATGACGGAAATGCAAGCAAAAGAAGCAAACCGAAGTGTTACTTATTGATTAGGAAATCTTTTCTTTTCGTAGTCATCTAATTCAAGTTCAACGAAATGTCAAATCCGGAGCTGAGATGTTGATTcatgatttgatttcttttcgtTTGTATTTTTCGAATTCGATGCTTTGTAATCATCAAAAGAAATACGTCATAAAACTTCAACGATTGCGAAATTCTGCCGCCCGTTTGCTAacttccaataaaaaaaaaaaaaaaaaaaaggattccaTAAGCATCACCAATGCTTAGTTTTTCACATTAGctgcagttgaaaaaaaaaaagaaaaaaactctgTCACTAGTACATCATTCAGCTCATTCTCTCTACAACGCATACCTGCGTGACTCTATTCCCAAATACAACCCGACAGATTTTTACGTTCGTCGTCAGATGCAGTAACTGTTACTTCAAACGCCGAAATAAAAACATGGGTGGGGATTGTGCTTTCTCAGTTATAGGATCAAATCAATTACCTATTCAAATACGCCAACCGCAATCTACATAAACATGCAAATCAAAACTAAAAGCGCATTTCTTTCTCTAACATATTTGAGAATTAAATACATAATATTACTGCAGGGTATCATGTTCAGGAAAATTGTATTAATCATGAGGTATGTGTTGCTTGTTATTTTTTCACTTATTGTCTTCCCTGTTGTAATGTTTTGTACATAATCTAAAGTCTACATAattattctctctctcactctctctttctctctctctctctgttatatgtatatatatatataaattatatataactttttttctttttttgtggaaGCACTATTAGCACTGAAAAGTTGACCTATGCGCTACATGCAAATAtccattaactctttatgtgccatggtgtaaaccccctgtgtgccgcgttattctgagacagcaaccTAGTCACCCTTGGGGAAACATACTCTGCTTTTCAAATCTATTGAAGTTCAATGGATTTCTCTGGTCATGTAATAAGTAAAGTTGTACAGAAAATGCCAAGTTTCCCTTTAGTGTAAATTGCATGATAGATCTATGatcgttttctttttaatgaccagtagctacattaatGTATagagcaacggcgtaaatccgtcctgaggagtgggggggatggtcaccatcaccacgattacaagcccaccggaccggcgcagccttggggagggggggggggggagagaagcttggtgccccccccccccccacacacacacgttatacagggatcggatgtcccactcttttgcatgaaatataatgtgggaggaaagtggcagcaaaaatatgaagacgaagttcttgttgccttttttttttcttgcttatcagatgactttcggcggaaaatcagaccttaaaagtatgaaaacattttttttttatatatatatatgtgagagggagcggaacgaccgaacggggggaggttGTGTATGGGGGGTGGTAGCcttctcccacacgaggaagattttgcattttcagccctgaaattcagcgatctggtgcacacttttggtaaaaaatgtgttttcttttctttaaaaaaacaataagaaaatgaaatattcacaatatattattgaatgactaaatcgtggtatttcagctcttgctccgcatGTGCGACATCACtatgaaggcctactaaataatggggcctataaccggcgtagacaggatttgatcttaggaggagcggttatgtgagggagcgaagcaagcggggggggggggggagggtatggtagggggaaattttgacattttacagtccaaaaactgccatttgtagctatattcttcgctttggaaattaagggaggggcacaccgggcgcaactgctgtcactcactggcagcaacatcaggagaatggcatagcgattaaatgcgagcgaacttgaaaattttgacattttacagtctaaaaactgccgtttgtagctatactttttcgctttggaaattaagggggaccgcacctggcgcaactgctgtcaatcactggcagcaacatcaggagaatggcatagcgattaaatgcgagcgagcttgaaaattttgacattttacagtctaaaaactgccgtttgtagctatatatactttttcgctttggaaattaagggggaccgcaccgggcgcaactgctgtcaatcactggcagcgaCATCAGGACAATGGCAAAGCGgtttaatgcgagcgagcggagcgagcgagcttcaaaattttgacattttacagtccaaagactgccgtttgtggctgtatttttttttttcgctttggaaattaaggggggcacaccgggcgcaactgccggcaattactggcagcaacatcaggagaatggcataacgattaaatgcgagcgagcggagagagtgagcttgaaaattttgatattttacagtccccaaaactgtcctttgtggctgtaatttttcgctttggaaattaaggggggcgcatcgggcgaaaattgctggcaattactggcagcaacatcaggagaatggcataatgattaaatgcgagcgagcgaagcgagtgagcttaaaatttttgacactttacattcccaaaaactgtcgtttggggcttttttttttttttcgctttggaaattaagggggcgcacagggcgaaaactactggcaattactggcagcagcatcaggagaatggcataataatgaatgcgagcgagcgaagcgagcgagcttaaaaattttgacattttacagtccaaaaactgccgtttgtagctatatttttcgctttggaaattagggggggggggcaccgggcgaaaactgctggcaattattggcagcaaaatcaatagaatagaataatgatcaaatgcgagcgagcgaggcgagcgagcttcaaaattttaacattttacagtccaaagactgccgtttgtcgctgtattttttttttccgctttggaaattaaggggggcacaccgggcgcaactgccggcaattactggcagcaacatcaggagaatgaaataatgatttaatgcgagcgagcgaagtgagtgaacttaaaaattttgacattttacagtccaaagactgccttttgtggctgtattttttttttcgctttggaaattaaggggggcacaccgggcgcaactgccggcaattactggcagcaacatcaggagaatggcataacgattaaatgcgagcgagcggagagagtgagcttgaaaattttgatattttacagtccccaaaactgtcctttgtggctgtaatttttcgctttggaaattaaggggggcgcaccgggcgaaaattgctggcaattactggcagcaacatcaggagaatggcataatgattaaatgcgagcgagcgaagcgagtgagcttaaaatttttgacattttacagtcccaaaaactgtcgtttgtggctttttttttttcgctttggaaattaagggggcgcacagggcgaaaactactggcaattactggcagcagcatcaggagaatggcataataatgaatgcgagcgagcgaagcgagcgagcttcaaaattttgacattttacagtccaaaaactgccgtttgtagctatatttttcgctttggaaattaaggggggcgcaccgggcgaaaactgctggcaattattggcagcaaaatcaatagaatagaataatgatcaaatgcgagcgagcgaggcgagcgagcttcaaaattttaacattttacagtccaaagactgccgtttgtcgctgtattttttttttcgctttggaaattaaggggggcacaccgggcgtaactgccggcaattactggcagcaacatcaggacaatgaaataatgatttaatgcgagcgagcgaagtgagtgaacttaaaaattttgacattttacagtccaaagactgccttttgtggctgtattttttttttttttttcgctttggaaattaaggggggcacaccgggcgcaactgccggcaattactggcagcaacatcaggagaatggcataacgattaaatgcgagcgagcggagagagtgagcttgaaaattttgatattttacagtccccaaaactgtcctttgtggctgtaatttttcgctttggaaattaaggggggcgcaccgggcgaaaactgctggcaattattggcagcaaaatcaatagaatagaatagtgatcaaatgcgagcgagcgaggcgagcgagcttcaaaattttaacattttacagtccaaagactgccgtttgtcgctgtatttttttttttttttcgctttggaaattaaggggggcacaccgggcgcaactgccggcaattactggcagcaacatcaggagaatgaaataatgatttaatgCGAACGAGGGAAGTGAGTgaacttcaaaattttgacattttacagtccaaagactgccttttgtggctttatttttttttttttcgctttggaaattaaggggggcacaccgggcgcaactgccggcaattactggcagcaacatcaggaatgtgtcaggagaatggcataacgattaaatgcgagcgagcggagcgagtgagcttgaaaattttgatattttacagtccccaaaactgtcctatatggctatatatatatatatatatatatttttttttttttttttttttgctttggaaattaaggggggcgcaccgggcgaaaactgctggcaattactggcagcaacatcaataGAATTGAATAATgatcaaatgctaaaaattttgacattttacagtccaaagactgccgtctgtcgcttttttttttttttttttcgctttggaaattaaggggggggggggcacaccgggcgaaaactgctggcaattactggcagcaacatcaggagaatggcataatgattaaatgcgagcgagcgaagcgagtgaacttaaaaattttgacattttacagtccccaaaactgtcgtttgtggctgtttttttttttccgctttggaaattaagggggcgcaccgggcgcaactgctgtcagtcagtggcagcaacattaggagaacggcatagcggttaaatgcgagcgagcggagcgagcgagctttaaaatttttacattttacactcaaaaaactgccgtttgtagctatatttttcgcttttgtttgtcccacttttatgggggaaccaccccccccccccatcgacgcctctgcataatgagggtgcttttgttaagtgaaagatctgctacACAccctttgataaattagggaaatatacgtcaatgtcaaaagtgtacaaagtttatcgaaagggatcctgtataacgcaacttttgcatgtttatgattgcaatgcaacgatctggtgcatagttctggcgatatttggacaattttccatttagaaagttcgagatttgtcctcatctcgggaattgcttgggggataaatgatttgtctgcttaaacacttccgtaggggtggggcaaatgcccctttgccccccccccccccatagactCGACGCCaatgatcttccctgggtatgcccatagatgtatcctgactgagtcatcagtcactgtcgtttctcaggaatgattcaggaaatggagggggttcaattatggctatatagtttttgttattgtttttttttgtttcttttcgtacatattttgcagatggtccccagttactcgcgtcatagcatgtttacatgtaggcctatactatttgaggttgtcaacgtctgagccacaCCTTACAGTGCATGTCGAttttactttcttcgcgagcgagcgagcgcttgagaaaattatacattttcctaccagatagaatactgttcagctctgttacctgtcggaaggccggcgtacaaacgtcatgcaatatgccaaaattgatacaatcacatttctgcttcctccattttttcctcaaaattcagggggggatgattgtacaggccatccccccctcctccatttcagggggggatatatcccccccatcccccccgggatttacgcctaTGGTATAGAGGCATGGCTTTTGCACACTAAACAGTGCCTGAAACTTACAATTTACTTGCAAATCCAGTTTAAACCACACTCAATAGCCAATCACCACATAAATTGCAAactacatgtgacaggaatggaatctcaagaaacactttcattgtactgtggcatttggctatttatcgatcggttttgacGGCTtttgcgtttgagcagaatatgcaaagttggaatgccgtcgactgagtcgggcttgcaaacgtggcacataaagaattaatatcatcattattattacacatTTACTACTAAAAATATCACTAATTTGTACTGTGATGCAGTTGTCACCTGTCAGCCACGTTACGGAAAccaatgttattgtttttagaTGAATCTATTCTATTTGGCCAGTTATTGACGTTGACGGTACGTGCTGGGTATCGCTATTACCATGCTTCCTTTGTTATACCTTTCTTTATAATGTATGACCTACATATCTATCCATCCTtccatcgttttttttttttttttttaggaatatAAAAGATGTCTATGAAAATTCATCGAAAGTACCCATTCTGGTGAATGCTATCAAGCATTTGTGATAATGTTATCTGGCAGGCTTCGAACCATTACAGGAATAAATAAAGAAGACACCATTCTCATGTTTTATTGGTTTGTCTGCagttttttgtccccgccgaacgagttcgagcaggggactatgaaacgggctccgtacgtgtgtgtgtccgtgcgtccgtccgtccgtccgtgcgtccgtccgtgcgtccgtgtgtgcgtccgtgtgtgatcaaaatgttcaatttgctacttctctgtcatttatgagccaattttgattctgtttgctttatatgatagcactacatgggagctttaaaacttctacacagaatttcagttgtgacctttgaccttgacctttgacctatattgtacattttgctacaaaatgctactccttcgccatttcaaacccgatttcgattccgtttgctatatgtgatggcactaggtgagggcttcataaattctacacagaattttgacctttgacttctttgacctttgaccttgattttgacctatattgtacattttgctacaaaatgctactccttcgccatttcttacccgatttcgattccgtttgctttatatgatggcactagttgagggcttcaaaacttctacacagaattttgacctttgacttctttgacctttgaccttgattttttacctatattgtgcattttgccacaaaatgctactccttcgccatttctaacccgatttcgattctgtttgctttatgtgatagcactaggtgagggcttcaaaacttctacacagaattttgacctttgtcttctttgacctttgaccttaatttttgacctatattgtacattggctacaaaatgttactccttcgccatttctaacccaatttcgattccatttgctttatgtgatggcattaggtgagggcttcaaaacttctacacaaaattttgacctttgacttctttgacctttgaccttgattttttacctatattgtgcattttgctacaaaatgctactccttcgccatttctaacccgatttcgattccgtttgctttatgtgatagcactaggtgagggctttaaaacttctacacagaattttgacctttgtcttctttgacctttgaccttgatttttgacctatattgtacattggctacaaaatgctactccttcgccatttctaacccaatttcgattccatttgctttatgtgatggcactaggtgagggcttcaaaacttctacacagaattttgacctttgacttctttgacctttgaccttgattttttacctatattgcacattttgttacaaaatgttacttccggcggggacatatattacgcaccgcgtaatttctacttttccttgttctttgTTGTCGAAAGGTTGGATTTGGTAATAATTATGTACTGATaggtgtgtacatgtatgtgtgtgtgtgtgtgtgtgtgtgtgtgatgtgaaCCCCATTTCTACGTCTCACAAAGGCTACCCTTACCTTGGTTTCGTCCATAATGTTATACAACAAGATCGTTATTGTTTTCCCTGGTTCATCGTTTTCTTATCCTCTCATTCAATACTGCACGGAGAATGAAGCAATAATCGAAAAGTTGTCTTgctttttcatataaaaattcTTTATATAATGTAAAGTTGCACGAAGCTATACTCTAGATGCTTtgacattttcattatcatacaCTGAGGtataaagaaacattttttcttaaacATCATGTGAGCCTGTCTCACACTGAATGGTTGCTAATCATAGCTATAAATATAGTAATTCTATG encodes:
- the LOC140229848 gene encoding uncharacterized protein: MAAKLVFFLTAFTYLFTRVESQYCYSCFLVNNRSDAAVDFDADCGSVDCSSLGGCSRYHMKTTHLTSQGQNETQFINFYDCGPSFTRCRPVNEATISDNSALASYIRQRQLRIMSGFGEACDCTENLCNSAPLRLQSNLLIWLCVLIMVAVNIVSL